The DNA window GACGTGAAAAAAGAAAATTTGTTCTAAACTTTTAACTTAACTGAACACTAGCTTTAAGTTGAAAAATATACAGACACAACAATGTTTCATAATAAATAGAAACCTGAAAAATTATTAATAATTATTTAAATCAATAGAATTTACACTAAATTATATATAAAGGATAAAAAAATGAAAAAAGAGTCGAAGATACTTGCCGTGTTTGAAAATAAAGAATTTTTAAAATTATGGATAGGACAAATATTTTCTTATCTCGGGGATGCGATAGTTCAAATTGCCCTTATGGCTTGGGTAATAAGCCTCGGCGGTCATTCCGGTTCGGAGATGTCGAAGATATTATTCTTTTTCGTCCTGCCTTCTCTTTTGTTAAGCCCGCTGGCAGGTGCGTTATCCGATAGATTTTCCAGAAAAACTTTAATGGTCTTGAGCAATTTGTTCAGAGCCGTTCTTGTATTTATAATTCCTATTTTGCTTTTCAGGAAATCTTCAACTCATTTGCATACTATGGTTTATGCTTTTTCTTTTTTAATCGGATCAGGCTCAGCTTTCTTTTTTCCTGCAAAACAAAGTGCTCTACCGAATTTAGTAAAGTCTGAACATTTACAATTTGCTAATGCTCTTAATGCAGGAACTTCAACAATCGCAATACTCTTAGGTGCAGTTATAACAGGATTGTACATTTCAAAATTCGGCTTAGCCAATAGTTTATGGGTAAACGGATTCGTTTATTTGGCTTCAGCTATTATAATTTCACTAATTTCATTTAATAACTCCTACGTTGCTTCAAAAGTAGCGACCAAAACAGATATTTCCGCAGGAATAAAATTCGTCTTTAATTACCTGAAAACACATAAAAACACCCGAAGATTAATTGTTTTATCAATTCTGCTGACTCTTGTTACGGCTTCGTTTTTTAACACATTAACCTCTGTTTCTACAGACTATTACCATATTGGCATCGCTGGTTTAAGCAAATTAAAAGCTATGCTTGGTGTTGGCATGATTTTAGGAACTTTTGTAGTAGCTTATGCGGGAAAATATGCAAGAACTTCGACGATTTTGGCTTGTTCTTTTATTGCGGTATTTTTGACAACAGCAACCGCTCAAATGGTTACTACATATAATTTAGCGTGGATATGGCTTGTATTAATCGGCATAGCAAACGCTTCTATGGTAATAACAATTGATACAATTTTACAAAAAGCAACTCCAGACAGAATCAGAGGCAAGATTTTCGGAGTGAAGTCAACGCTGACAAGTCTTGCCTTTTTGGCAACAACTTGGGGCGTGTCCGAGCTTGTATTAACGACTTCACCCTTTAAAATTTTCAAGTTTGTTTCATTATTAAGCTTGTTGGTTGCCCTAGCAGTCGTGCTTTTGGACAATAAATTCCGCCATTTTACAGTAAGAAGCCTAGTCGGTGTTGTATTCAGAACTTTATTCCCCGTCAAAATCGAAGGCAGAGAATATCTTGTCAAAAACGGCAAAATGATTCTCGCAGGAAATCATACAGGTTGGGTCGACACTTTGATACTTCAAACAGCCTGCAAAAGACCTGTATGGTACATTACGGGACCTGTAGCTTTCCAATTGCCGGTTGTTAAACACATTATTAAATATTTCAACGTCATCCCGATTGTTCCGAGAAAAGGAAGAGAAGGGCTCGATGCGGCGATAAACAAAATAGAAAAGGGCGAAGTTGTCTGTATTTTCCCGGAAGGCAGACTTACAGAAGACGGAAACCTGATGAAATTCAACAAAGGCGTTGCTTATATGCACAAAAACAGCAAAGCGCCTGTAGTTCCGTTTGTAATTCAAGGCGGATTTGAAGCTTGGGCTTATAACAAGCCGATTCCGACTTTCAGAAAAATCATCATTCAGTTCGGGCAACCTTTAAACATGCCGGAATCAGAGGATAAAGACATAGTGAACGAGCTTAAAAACAGAGTGCAATTCATCAAGGACTCTCTTGAAAGACGCGAAAAGCCTTTAGCTAAAAATTATTATGAAAACGTGCTTGACTTAATGCAGTTAAAATCGGATATAAATGGCTCTGTTAAAGCACTTTCCCTTAAAGACAAAGGCAAATGGACAGAACTCAGCTACATAGAACTTTCCCGACAGGCGAAAAACTTCGGTAATTTCTTGATTTCCGGCGGAATCGAAAGAGGCGACAGAATCGCAATACTTTCCGAGTCCCGTCCTGAATGGGGAATTGCACTTTTTGCTTCTTTCCAGACAGGTGCGATAACCGTACCTCTTGATGTAAAACTTACGATACCCGAATTGACCTCGATATTGTCGGATTGTCAGCCGAAAATTCTTTGTGTTTCCGCTCATTATCTGGAAACCGCAAAAGAAATAATGTCTTTAATTCACTCTATTGAGCAAATTTACATTATTGATGACGTAAAAGATCAGGGATATCAGACTGTTTATGAAGTTAAAGGTCCCGAAGGAGACATGGGCAAAGAAAGAACTCTTGATGAAACAGCTTTAATTGTCTATACATCAGGAACAACAGGGAACCCGAAAGGCGTAATGATAACTTTCGGGAATATAATTTCTCAGTTAAAAGACTTTGAGGCTTTATTTAAAATTGATTCCAGCGATTCATTAATCTCTATTTTGCCGTTGAATCACCTTTTAGAGCTTAATGTCGGATTTATGGGAATGCTTCACATGGGGGCAATGGTTTCATATTCGACAAGTCTTAATCCGAAAGAAATTAGTAAAATAATGAAGGAAAGACAGGCAACCTATATGATAGTGGTTCCGTTGTTTGTCAAAATGCTTAAGAACAGCGTGGAAAAAGAAATAAGAAAATCAAGCAAACAGGCACAGTCTACATTTAATTTTATGTACAATGTGGCTAAATATTTACCAATCCGTATAAGAAGACTTATATTTAAACAAATTATAGACAGCTTTGGCGGAAAAATGAAAGGTTTTGTATCAGGTGGCGCTCCTCTTGATGCTGACGTTGCCGAATTCTTTGAAAGAATAGGTATGCCGATTTATCAAGGATATGGATTAACTGAAACAAGCCCAACTATTACGACAAATACCCCAAAATATAACCGCATAGGTTCAGTAGGAAAACCGCTCCCATCAGTTATGGTAAAAATTTCCGCAGAAGGAGAAATCCTCTCAAAAGGCGGTAACTTAATGAAAGGCTATTATAATAAGCCTGAAATGACCGCAGAAGTCATTGACGAAGAAGGCTGGTTCCATACTGGAGATATAGGCGAGTTCGACAAAGACGGATACCTCTACATCACAGGCAGAATAAAGAATATGATAGTTCTCGGCGGAGGAAAGAAAATCTTCCCTGAAGAAGTCGAGGCTGTCCTAGAAAAAAGCCCGATGGTAAAAGAGCTTTGTGTGATGAGCGTGAAAATCCAAGGCGGTTCAAAAGAAGGTACAGAAGAAGTCTGCTCTGTAATTATCCCCTCGGACGAGCTTGCTAAAAAATACAAAGACGACCGTGCAGGACTGGAAAAAGAAATCACCGCCGAAGTAAATCAACTTGCAAAAGCCGGTTTAGCTTTTTACAAATGTCCGACAGTTGTTGCAGTTTCTCTGGATGAGCTCCCCAAAACTGCCACCCGTAAAATTAAACGTAAAGACGTTCAGTCATGGTATTATGAGCGGTATGCAAAAAGATAAGATGAATAAATGAGGTAATCATCATGGATTTAAATAAACCGGATTTTCAAAAGGCACAAGAAGAAGGCATAATTTCAACTGAGCAAGTTGATCAGCTTTTAGCCTTTTTTAGTTCGCAAAATATAGAGACCGAAACTAAAGCAAAATTCAATATAACTAATTTTTTATATTATTTTGGTGCTGTCTTAATAATTTTATCAATGGGTTGGTTTATGGGAAATGTTTGGGGTTCTTACGGAGAAAACGGCTTATTTGTTATTTGTTTGGTTTATATGGCATTTTTTACATTAATAGGTAATTACCTTTGGGGCAGAGGATTAAAAACGCCGGGAGGTCTTTTATACGTTGCATCAGTTTC is part of the bacterium genome and encodes:
- a CDS encoding MFS transporter yields the protein MKKESKILAVFENKEFLKLWIGQIFSYLGDAIVQIALMAWVISLGGHSGSEMSKILFFFVLPSLLLSPLAGALSDRFSRKTLMVLSNLFRAVLVFIIPILLFRKSSTHLHTMVYAFSFLIGSGSAFFFPAKQSALPNLVKSEHLQFANALNAGTSTIAILLGAVITGLYISKFGLANSLWVNGFVYLASAIIISLISFNNSYVASKVATKTDISAGIKFVFNYLKTHKNTRRLIVLSILLTLVTASFFNTLTSVSTDYYHIGIAGLSKLKAMLGVGMILGTFVVAYAGKYARTSTILACSFIAVFLTTATAQMVTTYNLAWIWLVLIGIANASMVITIDTILQKATPDRIRGKIFGVKSTLTSLAFLATTWGVSELVLTTSPFKIFKFVSLLSLLVALAVVLLDNKFRHFTVRSLVGVVFRTLFPVKIEGREYLVKNGKMILAGNHTGWVDTLILQTACKRPVWYITGPVAFQLPVVKHIIKYFNVIPIVPRKGREGLDAAINKIEKGEVVCIFPEGRLTEDGNLMKFNKGVAYMHKNSKAPVVPFVIQGGFEAWAYNKPIPTFRKIIIQFGQPLNMPESEDKDIVNELKNRVQFIKDSLERREKPLAKNYYENVLDLMQLKSDINGSVKALSLKDKGKWTELSYIELSRQAKNFGNFLISGGIERGDRIAILSESRPEWGIALFASFQTGAITVPLDVKLTIPELTSILSDCQPKILCVSAHYLETAKEIMSLIHSIEQIYIIDDVKDQGYQTVYEVKGPEGDMGKERTLDETALIVYTSGTTGNPKGVMITFGNIISQLKDFEALFKIDSSDSLISILPLNHLLELNVGFMGMLHMGAMVSYSTSLNPKEISKIMKERQATYMIVVPLFVKMLKNSVEKEIRKSSKQAQSTFNFMYNVAKYLPIRIRRLIFKQIIDSFGGKMKGFVSGGAPLDADVAEFFERIGMPIYQGYGLTETSPTITTNTPKYNRIGSVGKPLPSVMVKISAEGEILSKGGNLMKGYYNKPEMTAEVIDEEGWFHTGDIGEFDKDGYLYITGRIKNMIVLGGGKKIFPEEVEAVLEKSPMVKELCVMSVKIQGGSKEGTEEVCSVIIPSDELAKKYKDDRAGLEKEITAEVNQLAKAGLAFYKCPTVVAVSLDELPKTATRKIKRKDVQSWYYERYAKR